The DNA sequence GTTGCACCACTTACCTGGCTACGGCCAGTACGGATAGAGCTGTTGTTGACATAAACACCATCAATGATGTACAGTGGCTGACTAGAACCAGCCCCCAGGGTAGAAATACCCCGAAGTTGGATGCTAACCCCTCCACCAGGTGCACCACCGTTAGAAGTGATGTTGACACCATTAAGTTTACCGTACAGCGCATTGTCTACGGTCTGTGGGGTTGTGTTGCCCGTCAATTCAGCAGAAGAAATGGTTGATACAGCGTTACCAGAATTCGAGCGTTTTACCCCGGAAGCAAGACCCGTTACAACGACTTCGTCGAGGCGGGCAATGTCTTCTTCCAGGACAACGTCGAGCTGGCCAACACTAGCACTTACTGCTAGTTCTTGGGTCTTAAAGCCGGTATAAGAGAATACAGCTACTCCCTCAACATCTTTAGGGACGTTCAATTCAAAATTTCCGTCGAAATCGGAAACGGTACCAGTAGTAGTGCCTTTGACAAGAATGGAAACCCCAATAAGTGGTTCTCCCAAAGCGTCCTTTACACTACCCTTCACCATGTACTGTGCCATAGCGGGAGCCGCCATCAACAGCATGGCAACCAGCATCATGCTGGCGCGGGTAAAGCAAATTTTCATACAAATTGGTTTTGATTAGTAAATGCGTTTTTCTGATTTCTTAAATTCATTTGGTCATCTCGGGGTTGGAGATCATCAGGATGCGCGATGTATTGTTCTTGAGGTAAAGCTATAACGAAAATACCATATCGTACGCGGCTTCACAAAAGGAATTTTATTTTTTTGGTCGAAACAGGTGCGTACTTAATAAATAAGAAGTTGAAAACTAGGAAGTTGTTGTAATATAAAAAAAATAAACAAAAGGTAGCTTTTTATTTGAAAGGCTTGTGGGCTTAAAAGACCTGTTGTGGATTTGGGGGGGAAGGTGTAATGGTGTAAAAGTTGGAAAAGTGTAAGGGTGTAAGGGTGTTCAATCTGGTGGTAAAGGAGTGAGACGCTTTTAGGCCTGTGTTCACGACCCACCCTCTAACTCCCTCCCTAGTGATGGAGGGAGGACTTGACGTACCTAAAATATTGATTATGAAATAATTTCAGTCATACACGAAAGCCCCTCGCCTGCTAGGGAGGGGTTGGGGTGGGTCGTGAATTCAAGCTGAAAACCGTAACGTGTATAACACGCCAGATTTGACAACCTAAGTGTAAGGGTGTAAGAGTTGGAAAGGTCAACCATCAACCATCTAACTCAGCAAATAATCAATATCGCCACGCTCCAGAGAAAGTTTTCCGCTTGGTCCCAGAATGTCTTCTGCTAGTTGGAGTTTGCGATTTTGGAGTTGGAGGATTTTCTCTTCGATGCTGTCACGCGTGATGAACTTAAGGGCGATGACGTTCTTTTTTTGGCCAATACGGTGTGCCCGCGCGATAGCCTGCTGTTCGGTAGTGGGGTTCCACCAGGGGTCGAGGATAAAGACATAATCGGCAGCGGTCAGGTTCAAACCGGTACCTCCCGTTTTGATGGAGATCAGAAAAGACTGCACGCTGGGATCTTCCTGAAAACGGGCGATTTCACTTTTTCGTTTGTTGGCGGTAAGGTCACCACTGAGCCAGGAGTAAGGGCTTTGACGCTGGTCCAATTCCTGGCGAAACAATTCCAGGTGCTTAACAAAAGAGCTGAACATCAGTACTTTGTGTCCGCTTTTTTGTATGGTCTCCCACTGTTCAATGATGTCGAGATATTTGCCGCTTCCTTTTTCATAGGTCTCGTCCACGAGTACGGGATGGTTTACCAACTGTCGAAGTTTGGTAAGGGTTTGCACTACGAGAATCCGATATTTCGCATTGGAGGCATCAAAATTTTCGAGAAGATAGTTGCGGGCTGCAGATTTTTCGCGCTCGTAGATTTTTCGTTGCTCCTTGGTCATTTCGGTGTAGAAGACCTGGGTGGTCAGCGGTGGCAAGTCTTTTGCCACCTCGTCTTTGGTACGTCGCAACAAGTAAGGTTGTACCAGTTTGCGGAGTTTGTCCTTTTGGTCTTCGTCGCTTTGGCGCTCAATGGGGAGGATGAATTCCTGGCGGAAAAAATTGTAGCTACCAAGTAGCCCTTCATTGATGAATTGCATTTGAGACCAAAGATCACTCAGGGAGTTTTCGATAGGCGTTCCACTCAGCGAGAGTTTGTGGCGTGCTTCCAGGCTGTTGAGGGCTTTAAAGACCTTGCTTTCGCGGTTTTTGATTTGCTGACTTTCGTCCAAAATGATGTATTCAAACTCAAGCTGCGCCAAAAGATCCACATCGCGCAATGCGGTCTGGTAGGTGGTCAGGATGGTGTCAAAACGCTTAAGGAGTCGGGCATCTTTATGTCGTTTGGGCCCAAAGTGCTGGTAGACCGACAAGGAGGGAACAAACTTCTTGATCTCACTTTCCCAATTGTAAAGCAGGGAAGAAGGTAAAACAATCAAAGCGCGGAGTGGCTGGAGAAAATCCTCATCATCTGGAGGAGCAAAAAGACCCAATTGTTGTCCGGCACCTATGGTGGCCTTTTCTGGCTCGGTACTGGCTGCTCGTTGGGCTGCGCGTTGTTCTTTTGCGTAAAGCAGAATTGCAATGGTCTGTAAGGTTTTCCCCAAGCCCATGTCATCCGCCAGGCAACCACCTAATTCGTTCTTGTGCAATTGTGCCAACCACTTTACACCTTCCAGCTGGTAGGGGCGTAGTTGTGCTTTCAGCAGGGGTGATGGCTTATAGTCAACGGTTTCTACCTGCAAATCTGTCCCGTTGGGAACATCGATATTCTCTAATAAAGTGTACTGGCTCTTGGTCAGGCGGAGCTTGTCGCCTTCTGTTTTACCAAAATCTACGACTTGCTTGTAGCGGTTGAGCCATTCTTCTGGAATTAGGAAGAAAGTGCCATCGGGCAGCGGGAAAAAGCGATTGTTATTGCGGATGTATTTGGTCAAAGCCATAAACGGAAAGCGATGCTCTCCCACGACGACTTCCCCTTTGAGGTCGAACCAGTCGGACGTGGATTGTACTTCCAGGTCA is a window from the Lewinella sp. LCG006 genome containing:
- a CDS encoding DEAD/DEAH box helicase, whose amino-acid sequence is MFKPAAVPKEIVDVVYNLNEYAKELFLPEAFVVTRDQEGYLAHIKQKATTATIGAFELELNPTREVIFRLIDELQPEVILRHFHKGRRKPPPLVQMLEDRELFKAIQNYVHRRLDQMLQLIVRHDLPLSWQVERRVLVKDFIVELVKKPLEPQLYFKKTEDAVLYQLRLFNGDKEWPIREKEVVALTNQPTGWICADYKLYRLNHINGFLVKPFRQKAEVQIPAASVNAYFRNFIMKIVNKVEVEAEGFAVVQHNELLGCRLKTTKHLFEERWILAVEMVYHDAYFGWQETRKSRTSMDMSGEEIRISQIKRNPEAEAAFIAQLEKFPLVRKEHQSHFEVAGPEDHPYGMLEWLAQQKAALEAAGFTIETPELDDKPIQLALPKIDLEVQSTSDWFDLKGEVVVGEHRFPFMALTKYIRNNNRFFPLPDGTFFLIPEEWLNRYKQVVDFGKTEGDKLRLTKSQYTLLENIDVPNGTDLQVETVDYKPSPLLKAQLRPYQLEGVKWLAQLHKNELGGCLADDMGLGKTLQTIAILLYAKEQRAAQRAASTEPEKATIGAGQQLGLFAPPDDEDFLQPLRALIVLPSSLLYNWESEIKKFVPSLSVYQHFGPKRHKDARLLKRFDTILTTYQTALRDVDLLAQLEFEYIILDESQQIKNRESKVFKALNSLEARHKLSLSGTPIENSLSDLWSQMQFINEGLLGSYNFFRQEFILPIERQSDEDQKDKLRKLVQPYLLRRTKDEVAKDLPPLTTQVFYTEMTKEQRKIYEREKSAARNYLLENFDASNAKYRILVVQTLTKLRQLVNHPVLVDETYEKGSGKYLDIIEQWETIQKSGHKVLMFSSFVKHLELFRQELDQRQSPYSWLSGDLTANKRKSEIARFQEDPSVQSFLISIKTGGTGLNLTAADYVFILDPWWNPTTEQQAIARAHRIGQKKNVIALKFITRDSIEEKILQLQNRKLQLAEDILGPSGKLSLERGDIDYLLS